Part of the Deltaproteobacteria bacterium genome, CGATGATCGGCCGGGTTGTTCCTGAAACCGATAACGAGAAGATTCGAGAAATATTCGCCTATTCCTACAGGATCATTTACGAAATCAAGCCGGACCACATTTACATTTTGGGTATTATTCATGGAAAACAGGAGCTTACATCGACGGATCTTTATACCATACAGGAACCGTGCGCATCCATGAAAATACGCAAAGAATGATCATGCAAAGAAGGTCAGACACAGGCATATTACATTAAGGAGATATTATGAGTACCGACAGAAGCATCAGGACGGATCGTGCTAAAACAAGAGAAAAGA contains:
- a CDS encoding type II toxin-antitoxin system RelE/ParE family toxin, which translates into the protein MVIWTNPAKADLKSIHNFIASNSKYYAKKVTRDIVEKTDTLNKFPMIGRVVPETDNEKIREIFAYSYRIIYEIKPDHIYILGIIHGKQELTSTDLYTIQEPCASMKIRKE